Proteins encoded within one genomic window of Pongo pygmaeus isolate AG05252 chromosome 4, NHGRI_mPonPyg2-v2.0_pri, whole genome shotgun sequence:
- the HDAC3 gene encoding histone deacetylase 3 isoform X1 — MAKTVAYFYDPDVGNFHYGAGHPMKPHRLALTHSLVLHYGLYKKMIVFKPYQASQHDMCRFHSEDYIDFLQRVSPTNMQGFTKSLNAFNVGDDCPVFPGLFEFCSRYTGASLQGATQLNNKICDIAINWAGGLHHAKKFEASGFCYVNDIVIGILELLKYHPRVLYIDIDIHHGDGVQEAFYLTDRVMTVSFHKYGNYFFPGTGDMYEVGAESGRYYCLNVPLRDGIDDQSYKHLFQPVINQVVDFYQPTCIVLQCGADSLGCDRLGCFNLSIRGHGECVEYVKSFNIPLLVLGGGGYTVRNVARCWTYETSLLVEEAISEELPYSEYFEYFAPDFTLHPDVSTRIENQNSRQYLDQIRQTIFENLKMLNHAPSVQIHDVPADLLTYDRTDEADAEERGPEENYSRPEAPNEFYDGDHDNDKESDVEI, encoded by the exons ATGGCCAAGACCGTGGCCTATTTCTACGACCCCGACGTGGGCAACTTCCACTACG gagcTGGACACCCTATGAAGCCCCATCGCCTGGCATTGACCCATAGCCTGGTCCTGCATTACGGTCTCTATAAGAAGATGATC GTCTTCAAGCCATACCAGGCCTCCCAGCATGACATGTGCCGCTTCCACTCCGAGGACTACATTGACTTCCTGCAGAGAGTCAGCCCCACCAATATGCAAGGCTTCACCAAGAGTCTTAATGCCTTCAACGTAGGCGATGACTG CCCAGTGTTTCCCGGGCTCTTTGAGTTCTGCTCGCGTTACACAGGCGCATCTCTGCAAGGAGCAACCCAGCTGAACAACAAG ATCTGTGATATTGCCATTAACTGGGCTGGTGGTCTGCACCATGCCAAGAAGTTTGAG GCCTCTGGCTTCTGCTATGTCAACGACATTGTGATTGGCATCCTGGAGCTGCTCAA GTACCACCCTCGGGTGCTCTACATTGACATTGACATCCACCATGGTGATGGGGTTCAAGAAGCTTTCTACCTCACTGACCGGGTCATGACGGTGTCCTTCCACAAATATGGAAATTACTTCTTCCCTGGCACAG GTGACATGTATGAAGTCGGGGCAGAGAGTGGCCGCTACTACTGTCTGAATGTGCCCCTGCGGGATGGCATTGATGACCAGA GTTACAAGCACCTTTTCCAGCCGGTTATCAACCAGGTAGTGGACTTCTACCAACCCACGTGCATTGTGCTCCAG TGTGGAGCTGACTCTCTGGGCTGTGATCGATTGGGCTGCTTTAACCTCAGCATCCGAGGGCATGG GGAATGTGTTGAATATGTCAAGAGCTTCAATATCCCTCTACTCGTGCTGGGTGGTGGTGGTTATACTGTCCGAAATGTTGCCCGCTGCTG GACATATGAGACATCGCTGCTGGTAGAAGAGGCCATTAGTGAGGAGCTTCCCTATAGTG aATACTTCGAGTACTTTGCCCCAGACTTCACACTTCATCCAGATGTCAGCACCCGCATCGAGAATCAGAACTCACGCCAG TATCTGGACCAGATCCGCCAGACAATCTTTGAAAACCTGAAGATGCTGAACCATGCACCTAGTGTCCAGATTCATGACGTGCCTGCAGACCTCCTGACCTATGACAGGACTGATGAGGCTGATGCAGAGGAGAGGGGTCCTGAGGAGAACTATAGCAG GCCAGAGGCACCCAATGAGTTCTATGATGGAGACCATGACAATGACAAGGAAAGCGATGTGGAGATTTAA
- the HDAC3 gene encoding histone deacetylase 3 isoform X2, with protein sequence MTVSFHKYGNYFFPGTGDMYEVGAESGRYYCLNVPLRDGIDDQSYKHLFQPVINQVVDFYQPTCIVLQCGADSLGCDRLGCFNLSIRGHGECVEYVKSFNIPLLVLGGGGYTVRNVARCWTYETSLLVEEAISEELPYSEYFEYFAPDFTLHPDVSTRIENQNSRQYLDQIRQTIFENLKMLNHAPSVQIHDVPADLLTYDRTDEADAEERGPEENYSRPEAPNEFYDGDHDNDKESDVEI encoded by the exons ATGACGGTGTCCTTCCACAAATATGGAAATTACTTCTTCCCTGGCACAG GTGACATGTATGAAGTCGGGGCAGAGAGTGGCCGCTACTACTGTCTGAATGTGCCCCTGCGGGATGGCATTGATGACCAGA GTTACAAGCACCTTTTCCAGCCGGTTATCAACCAGGTAGTGGACTTCTACCAACCCACGTGCATTGTGCTCCAG TGTGGAGCTGACTCTCTGGGCTGTGATCGATTGGGCTGCTTTAACCTCAGCATCCGAGGGCATGG GGAATGTGTTGAATATGTCAAGAGCTTCAATATCCCTCTACTCGTGCTGGGTGGTGGTGGTTATACTGTCCGAAATGTTGCCCGCTGCTG GACATATGAGACATCGCTGCTGGTAGAAGAGGCCATTAGTGAGGAGCTTCCCTATAGTG aATACTTCGAGTACTTTGCCCCAGACTTCACACTTCATCCAGATGTCAGCACCCGCATCGAGAATCAGAACTCACGCCAG TATCTGGACCAGATCCGCCAGACAATCTTTGAAAACCTGAAGATGCTGAACCATGCACCTAGTGTCCAGATTCATGACGTGCCTGCAGACCTCCTGACCTATGACAGGACTGATGAGGCTGATGCAGAGGAGAGGGGTCCTGAGGAGAACTATAGCAG GCCAGAGGCACCCAATGAGTTCTATGATGGAGACCATGACAATGACAAGGAAAGCGATGTGGAGATTTAA
- the RELL2 gene encoding RELT-like protein 2 isoform X2, with protein sequence MSEPQPDLEPPQHGLYMLFLLVLVFFLMGLVGFMICHVLKKKGYRCRTSRGSEPDDAQLQPPEDDDMNEDTVERIVRCIIQNEANAEALKEMLGDSEGEGTVQLSSVDATSSLQDGAPSHHHTVHLGSAAPCIHCSRSKRPPLVRQGRSKEGKSRPRTGETTVFSVGRFRVTHIEKRYGLHEHRDGSPTDRSWGSGGGQDPGGGQGSGGGQPKAGMPAMERLPPERPQPQVLASPPVQNGGLRDSSLAPRALEGNCRASAEPTLRAGGRGPSPGLPTQEANGQPSKPDTSDHQVSLPQGAGSM encoded by the exons ATGTCGGAACCACAGCCTGACCTGGAACCGCCCCAACATGGGCTGTATATGCTCTTCCTGCTTGTGCTGGTCTTCTTCCTCATGGGCCTGGTAGGCTTCATGATCTGCCACGTGCTCAAGAAGAAGGGCTACCGCTGCCGCACGTCGAGGGGCTCTGAGCCTGACGATGCCCAGCTTCAGCCCC CTGAGGACGATGACATGAATGAGGACACAGTAGAGAGGATTGTTCGCTGCATCATCCAAAATGAAG cCAATGCTGAGGCCTTGAAGGAGATGCTGGGGGACAGTGAAGGAGAAGGGACAGTGCAGCTGTCCAG TGTGGATGCCACCTCCAGCCTGCAGGACGGAGCCCCCTCCCATCATCACACAGTGCACCTGGGCTCTGCAGCCCCTTGCATCCATTGCAGCCGCAGCAAGAGGCCTCCACTTGTCCGTCAGGGACGCTCCAAGGAAGGAAAAAGCCGCCCCCGGACAGGGGAGACCACTGTGTTCTCTGTGGGCAG gttcCGGGTGACACACATTGAGAAGCGCTATGGACTGCACGAACACCGTGATGGCTCCCCCACGGACAGGAGCTGGGGCTCTGGTGGGGGACAGGACCCAGGGGGTGGTCAGGGGTCTGGGGGAGGGCAGCCCAAGGCAGGGATGCCTGCCATGGAGAGGCTGCCCCCTGAGAGGCCACAGCCCCAGGTCCTAGCCAGCCCCCCAGTACAGAATGGAGGACTCAGGGACAGCAGCCTAGCCCCTCGTGCACTTGAAGGGAACTGCAGAGCTTCTGCAGAGCCAACACTGAGGGCCGGAGGGAGGGGCCCAAGCCCAGGGCTGCCCACTCAAGAGGCAAATGGGCAGCCAAGCAAACCAGACACTTCCGATCACCAG GTGTCTCTACCACAGGGAGCAGGGAGTATGTGA
- the RELL2 gene encoding RELT-like protein 2 isoform X1, with the protein MSEPQPDLEPPQHGLYMLFLLVLVFFLMGLVGFMICHVLKKKGYRCRTSRGSEPDDAQLQPPEDDDMNEDTVERIVRCIIQNEANAEALKEMLGDSEGEGTVQLSSVDATSSLQDGAPSHHHTVHLGSAAPCIHCSRSKRPPLVRQGRSKEGKSRPRTGETTVFSVGRFRVTHIEKRYGLHEHRDGSPTDRSWGSGGGQDPGGGQGSGGGQPKAGMPAMERLPPERPQPQVLASPPVQNGGLRDSSLAPRALEGNCRASAEPTLRAGGRGPSPGLPTQEANGQPSKPDTSDHQVGKHSRDCTGLGSYCSLLWGALI; encoded by the exons ATGTCGGAACCACAGCCTGACCTGGAACCGCCCCAACATGGGCTGTATATGCTCTTCCTGCTTGTGCTGGTCTTCTTCCTCATGGGCCTGGTAGGCTTCATGATCTGCCACGTGCTCAAGAAGAAGGGCTACCGCTGCCGCACGTCGAGGGGCTCTGAGCCTGACGATGCCCAGCTTCAGCCCC CTGAGGACGATGACATGAATGAGGACACAGTAGAGAGGATTGTTCGCTGCATCATCCAAAATGAAG cCAATGCTGAGGCCTTGAAGGAGATGCTGGGGGACAGTGAAGGAGAAGGGACAGTGCAGCTGTCCAG TGTGGATGCCACCTCCAGCCTGCAGGACGGAGCCCCCTCCCATCATCACACAGTGCACCTGGGCTCTGCAGCCCCTTGCATCCATTGCAGCCGCAGCAAGAGGCCTCCACTTGTCCGTCAGGGACGCTCCAAGGAAGGAAAAAGCCGCCCCCGGACAGGGGAGACCACTGTGTTCTCTGTGGGCAG gttcCGGGTGACACACATTGAGAAGCGCTATGGACTGCACGAACACCGTGATGGCTCCCCCACGGACAGGAGCTGGGGCTCTGGTGGGGGACAGGACCCAGGGGGTGGTCAGGGGTCTGGGGGAGGGCAGCCCAAGGCAGGGATGCCTGCCATGGAGAGGCTGCCCCCTGAGAGGCCACAGCCCCAGGTCCTAGCCAGCCCCCCAGTACAGAATGGAGGACTCAGGGACAGCAGCCTAGCCCCTCGTGCACTTGAAGGGAACTGCAGAGCTTCTGCAGAGCCAACACTGAGGGCCGGAGGGAGGGGCCCAAGCCCAGGGCTGCCCACTCAAGAGGCAAATGGGCAGCCAAGCAAACCAGACACTTCCGATCACCAGGTAGGAAAACACAGCCGGGACTGCACTGGGCTGGGCTCTTATTGCTCTCTACTCTGGGGGGCACTGATATGA
- the RELL2 gene encoding RELT-like protein 2 isoform X3, which yields MNEDTVERIVRCIIQNEANAEALKEMLGDSEGEGTVQLSSVDATSSLQDGAPSHHHTVHLGSAAPCIHCSRSKRPPLVRQGRSKEGKSRPRTGETTVFSVGRFRVTHIEKRYGLHEHRDGSPTDRSWGSGGGQDPGGGQGSGGGQPKAGMPAMERLPPERPQPQVLASPPVQNGGLRDSSLAPRALEGNCRASAEPTLRAGGRGPSPGLPTQEANGQPSKPDTSDHQVGKHSRDCTGLGSYCSLLWGALI from the exons ATGAATGAGGACACAGTAGAGAGGATTGTTCGCTGCATCATCCAAAATGAAG cCAATGCTGAGGCCTTGAAGGAGATGCTGGGGGACAGTGAAGGAGAAGGGACAGTGCAGCTGTCCAG TGTGGATGCCACCTCCAGCCTGCAGGACGGAGCCCCCTCCCATCATCACACAGTGCACCTGGGCTCTGCAGCCCCTTGCATCCATTGCAGCCGCAGCAAGAGGCCTCCACTTGTCCGTCAGGGACGCTCCAAGGAAGGAAAAAGCCGCCCCCGGACAGGGGAGACCACTGTGTTCTCTGTGGGCAG gttcCGGGTGACACACATTGAGAAGCGCTATGGACTGCACGAACACCGTGATGGCTCCCCCACGGACAGGAGCTGGGGCTCTGGTGGGGGACAGGACCCAGGGGGTGGTCAGGGGTCTGGGGGAGGGCAGCCCAAGGCAGGGATGCCTGCCATGGAGAGGCTGCCCCCTGAGAGGCCACAGCCCCAGGTCCTAGCCAGCCCCCCAGTACAGAATGGAGGACTCAGGGACAGCAGCCTAGCCCCTCGTGCACTTGAAGGGAACTGCAGAGCTTCTGCAGAGCCAACACTGAGGGCCGGAGGGAGGGGCCCAAGCCCAGGGCTGCCCACTCAAGAGGCAAATGGGCAGCCAAGCAAACCAGACACTTCCGATCACCAGGTAGGAAAACACAGCCGGGACTGCACTGGGCTGGGCTCTTATTGCTCTCTACTCTGGGGGGCACTGATATGA